The following proteins come from a genomic window of Excalfactoria chinensis isolate bCotChi1 chromosome 6, bCotChi1.hap2, whole genome shotgun sequence:
- the CSGALNACT2 gene encoding chondroitin sulfate N-acetylgalactosaminyltransferase 2, with protein sequence MRMPRRGLVIQARTRWLLVGIAFLFSLVLLMYLLECAPQTDSNGSLPGIIGENMGKEYYQALLQEQEEHYQSRATSLKRQIAQLKQELQEMSDKLKTLQDKKSPKVNGVNYQGTKEQASNDLLEFLHSQIDKAEVSVGAKLPSEYGVVPFESFTSMKVFQLEMGLTRHPEEKPVRKDKRDELVEVIEAGLEVINNPDEDDDDDGVGERQLYNENDFVEGYYRTERDKGTQYELFYKKMDGLEYRHVTLFRPFGPLMKVKSETVDISRSVINIIVPLAGRTEAFAQFMQNFRDVCIHQDKRIHLTVVYFGQDGLSEVKTILESVSRETNFHNYTLVSLNEEFNRGRGLDMGARAWEKGEVLMFFCDVDVYFTAEFLNSCRLNAEPGKKVFYPVVFSLYNPAIVYANQDIPPPVEQQLVHKKDSGFWRDFGFGMTCQYRTDFLTVGGFDLEVKGWGGEDVHLYRKYLHGDLIVIRTPVPGLFHLWHEKHCADELTPEQYRMCIQSKAMNEASHSHLGMLVFREEIETHLRKQAYRTNSEAVG encoded by the exons ATGAGAATGCCCAGAAGAGGCTTAGTAATTCAAGCCAGGACCCGTTGGCTGTTAGTGGGCATTGCTTTTCTATTCAGTTTAGTCTTGCTCATGTATTTGCTTGAGTGTGCCCCACAAACAGATAGCAATGGGTCTTTACCTGGCATTATAGGTGAGAACATGGGTAAAGAGTACTATCAGGCTCTCTTGCAGGAACAGGAAGAGCATTATCAAAGCCGAGCTACTAGTCTGAAACGTCAGATTGCCCAGTTAAAGCaagagctgcaggagatgaGTGATAAATTGAAAACTCTGCAGGACAAAAAGAGCCCCAAGGTCAACGGTGTGAACTACCAGGGCACCAAAGAGCAAGCATCAAATGATCTCCTGGAGTTCCTTCATTCTCAGATCGACAAAGCTGAAGTGAGTGTGGGGGCAAAGCTGCCCAGTGAATACGGCGTCGTTCCTTTTGAAAGCTTTACATCCATGAAGGTGTTCCAGCTGGAGATGGGGCTCACTCGGCATCCGGAAGAGAAACCTGTTAGAAAGGATAAACGAGATGAACTGGTGGAAGTTATAGAAGCTGGCCTGGAAGTTATTAATAATCcggatgaagatgatgatgatgatggagtAGGAGAGAGGCAGCTTTATAATGAAAATGACTTTGTGGAAG GTTACTATCGTACAGAAAGAGATAAGGGGACACAGTATGAGCTGTTCTATAAGAAGATGGATGGCTTGGAATACAGACATGTCACATTGTTCCGACCGTTTGGACCCCTGATGAAAGTGAAGAGTGAGACTGTCGATATTTCTAGATCAGTCATTAACATCATTGTCCCCCTTGCTGGAAGAACTGAGGCATTTGCACAGTTTATGCAAAACTTCAG GGATGTGTGCATTCATCAGGATAAACGTATCCACCTCACAGTGGTGTATTTTGGACAGGATGGTCTATCAGAAGTGAAAACCATTCTAGAGTCCGTATCTAG aGAAACTAACTTCCACAATTACACGCTCGTCTCTTTGAATGAGGAATTTAACCGTGGCCGGGGACTTGACATGGGTGCCAGAGCCTGGGAAAAGGGCGAGGTCCTGATGTTCTTCTGTGATGTTGATGTTTACTTCACAGCCGAGTTCCTCAACAGCTGTCGCTTAAATGCTGAGCCTG GAAAAAAGGTTTTTTATCCTGTGGTATTCAGCCTCTATAATCCTGCCATTGTCTATGCTAACCAAGATATACCACCCCCTGTGGAACAACAGTTG GTACACAAGAAGGATTCTGGTTTCTGGCGAGACTTCGGCTTTGGGATGACTTGTCAATACCGGACAGACTTCCTAACTGTTG GGGGTTTTGACTTGGAAGTGAAAGGCTGGGGCGGTGAGGATGTTCACCTTTACAGAAAGTACTTGCACGGTGACCTTATTGTGATCAGGACACCGGTCCCTGGTCTCTTTCACCTCTGGCACGAGAAACATTGTGCAGATGAACTCACTCCAGAGCAGTATCGCATGTGTATCCAGTCCAAAGCCATGAACGAAGCCTCTCACTCGCACCTTGGGATGCTGGTCTTCAGGGAGGAGATTGAGACTCACCTCCGTAAGCAGGCTTACAGGACTAACAGTGAAGCCGTGGGTTAA